In Aspergillus luchuensis IFO 4308 DNA, chromosome 1, nearly complete sequence, the following are encoded in one genomic region:
- a CDS encoding uncharacterized protein (COG:C;~EggNog:ENOG410PM8Z;~InterPro:IPR017938,IPR000951,IPR012675,IPR001041, IPR017927,IPR006058,IPR005302,IPR001433,IPR011037, IPR039261,IPR036010;~PFAM:PF00175,PF00111,PF03473;~TransMembrane:1 (o357-376i);~go_function: GO:0003824 - catalytic activity [Evidence IEA];~go_function: GO:0009055 - electron transfer activity [Evidence IEA];~go_function: GO:0016491 - oxidoreductase activity [Evidence IEA];~go_function: GO:0030151 - molybdenum ion binding [Evidence IEA];~go_function: GO:0030170 - pyridoxal phosphate binding [Evidence IEA];~go_function: GO:0051536 - iron-sulfur cluster binding [Evidence IEA];~go_function: GO:0051537 - 2 iron, 2 sulfur cluster binding [Evidence IEA];~go_process: GO:0055114 - oxidation-reduction process [Evidence IEA]) has protein sequence MTRIDFNSPSPAIPIPPPTTLQEIRTSKLRSFGPVLSGIDKQTRPGRLYVSTTGLEDDEHDLIFHGGIDKAIHQYCADHYSFWADRFPEARTRFVPGGFGENLVADGWNEQTVCIGDRVRIGPPGSLSTGGRNGCVLEVSLPRQPCFKLNQRFRIKNFAPLTHQEAKTGWYYRVIEEGWIQGGLEISVIRRSHPRWSIARLHHYVHRDKTDLAVTQHLMAMDVLGDECRDVFIERWRAHQEKEAAAKRPPETWRQFRVASHTAETPRIVRLELEAVRRTASSPGAILPGSHARLKLPNGLRRPYSIVHGDVDRFTLGVALDEHSRGGSSYIHETLKRGDTVLVGSGIGQGLAIDKMASHHIFIAGGIGITALLAMMKRLKDTNQDYSLHYAVRSATDVAFQSLLADLQPHVTTYDKSQGQRMDIAEILRNRIWNSHVYVCGPQRMIDAVVKTATAVDMSPDEVHYEAFNGDDAAGDPFTVDVVGSGRKSEGLQVGAEQSLLEVVRDAGFEIGSSCEVGNCGACRASVRCGRVLHRGTALREAEQKSEMLACVSRGVGHIVVEVAE, from the coding sequence ATGACCCGCATTGATTTCaactcaccatcacccgctatccccatccctcccccaacgACCCTCCAAGAAATCCGCACCTCCAAACTCCGCTCCTTTGGTCCCGTCCTCTCCGGCATCGACAAGCAAACCCGCCCTGGCCGCCTCTATGTCTCCACTACCGGCCTAGAAGATGACGAACACGATCTGATCTTCCACGGGGGCATCGACAAAGCCATTCATCAGTACTGCGCAGACCACTATTCCTTTTGGGCCGATCGCTTTCCTGAGGCTCGCACACGCTTCGTACCCGGCGGCTTTGGCGAGAACCTCGTTGCCGATGGCTGGAATGAGCAGACCGTATGTATCGGTGATAGGGTGCGCATCGGGCCACCGGGCTCCCTGAGCACTGGCGGTCGCAACGGTTGTGTGCTGGAGGTCAGCCTGCCGCGCCAACCGTGCTTCAAGCTAAACCAGCGCTTCAGGATCAAGAACTTCGCTCCGCTCACTCACCAGGAGGCTAAGACGGGATGGTATTACCGTGTCATAGAGGAAGGGTGGATACAAGGAGGGTTGGAGATCAGCGTTATTCGTCGAAGTCATCCGCGATGGTCGATCGCCCGTTTGCACCATTACGTCCACCGCGATAAGACAGACTTAGCGGTGACGCAGCATCTGATGGCAATGGATGTCCTTGGTGATGAGTGCAGGGATGTATTTATCGAGCGCTGGAGAGCACatcaggagaaggaggccgcAGCTAAGCGTCCACCCGAGACTTGGAGACAGTTCAGGGTTGCTAGTCATACCGCAGAGACTCCTCGTATCGTgcggctggagctggaggcaGTTCGCCGAACTGCTTCCTCGCCTGGTGCTATCTTACCTGGCAGTCACGCCCGGCTCAAGCTTCCTAACGGGTTACGACGCCCCTATTCCATCGTTCACGGCGACGTGGATCGCTTTACACTGGGGGTAGCCCTGGACGAACACAGCCGCGGCGGGTCGAGCTATATTCACGAAACACTCAAACGGGGGGACACGGTCTTAGTGGGGTCTGGGATTGGGCAGGGCTTAGCCATCGACAAGATGGCGTCTCATCACATCTTTATCGCGGGTGGGATAGGAATAACCGCCCTTCTCGCCATGATGAAACGACTGAAGGACACAAATCAAGACTATTCCCTACATTATGCGGTGCGGAGCGCTACTGACGTCGCCTTTCAATCGCTGCTGGCGGACCTGCAGCCGCATGTCACCACCTACGATAAATCGCAGGGCCAACGAATGGACATTGCTGAGATCCTACGAAATCGCATCTGGAACAGCCATGTTTACGTGTGTGGGCCGCAGCGCATGATCGACGCCGTGGTAAAGACGGCCACCGCTGTGGATATGTCTCCTGATGAGGTGCATTATGAGGCATTCAATGGTGATGATGCCGCTGGCGACCCCTTCACTGTGGATGTCGTTGGTTCAGGTCGAAAGTCAGAGGGACTCCAGGTGGGGGCTGAGCAGTCGCTTCTTGAGGTTGTGCGAGATGCGGGCTTCGAGATTGGGAGTTCTTGTGAGGTGGGAAATTGTGGGGCTTGCAGGGCTTCTGTTCGCTGTGGGAGGGTGTTGCATCGGGGGACTGCTTTGAGGGAAGCAGAACAGAAATCAGAGATGTTGGCTTGCGTTTCTCGGGGTGTTGGGCATATTGTTGTTGAGGTTGCTGAATAG
- the NAT1_1 gene encoding arylamine N-acetyltransferase family protein (COG:Q;~EggNog:ENOG410PKHI;~InterPro:IPR001447,IPR038765;~PFAM:PF00797;~go_function: GO:0016407 - acetyltransferase activity [Evidence IEA]) gives MSELSASFTFHHLDGYFERIELPSRFRREQNPKLDRDFLATIQAYHVSHIPYDNTALHYSPTPSISLHIHDIFHKLVTRKRGGYCMENNILLYHVLRQLGFDVYLTGARLYRDANNSKPGWSGWEHAVNIVTLADNSSYMLDVGYGGDGPTTPLPLVHTSTSILNIGTQEIRLQKNGESSGERSHSANNPSTNAWTYQFRNGSEQAWRVGYAFHELEFFPRDFEVMNFYTSQNPTSFLTQRLLVIRFLQRADGEVYGKVILDQDKLKENRGGKNELVKVCNTESERVEVLRDVFGVDLMEEERRGICGRVSALPV, from the exons ATGTCTGAACTTAGCGCGAGTTTCACATTTCATCACCTCGATGGGTATTTCGAGCGCATTGAATTACCCTCACGATTTCGGCGCGAGCAGAACCCCAAGCTCGACCGAGACTTCTTAGCAACTATCCAGGCCTATCATGTCTCCCACATCCCGTATGACAACACTGCCCTTCACTACAGCCCAACACCTTCCATATCGCTTCATATCCACGACATCTTCCACAAACTCGTGACAAGAAAGCGAGGGGGATACTGCATGGAGAATAATATTCTCTTATACCATGTATTGAGGCAGTTAGGGTTCGACGTGTACCTCACAGGCGCTCGTCTCTATCGAGATGCAAATAATTCTAAACCGGGTTGGTCAGGATG GGAACACGCTGTGAACATCGTTACTCTCGCAGACAACTCCAGCTACATGCTTGACGTCGGCTACGGTGGGGACGGACCAACCACCCCATTACCCCTAGTTCATACCTCCACCTCTATTCTTAATATTGGCACACAGGAAATCCGCCTCCAGAAAAATGGGGAATCGTCGGGAGAGCGGTCACACTCCGCCAACAATCCTAGTACTAATGCCTGGACCTACCAATTCCGCAACGGCAGCGAACAAGCCTGGCGCGTGGGTTATGCCTTTCATGAACTCGAATTTTTCCCGCGTGATTTCGAGGTCATGAACTTTTACACCAGTCAGAACCCGACCTCGTTCCTGACTCAGCGGTTGTTGGTCATTCGGTTCCTGCAACGCGCTGATGGGGAGGTCTATGGAAAAGTGATTCTGGATCAGGATAAGTTGAAGGAGAATCGAGGAGGGAAGAATGAGTTGGTGAAGGTGTGTAATACTGAGAGTGAACGTGTGGAGGTTCTGCGGGATGTTTTTGGGGTGGATCtcatggaggaggagagaagaggtaTCTGTGGGAGGGTGTCGGCTTTGCCCGTCTAG